A single genomic interval of uncultured Sphaerochaeta sp. harbors:
- a CDS encoding GFA family protein — translation MHKHKGSCLCGKVTFEVEGDFESFFLCHCNLCRKDTGSAHAANLFSSSAHLRWLTGENLVKTFDFQGSGHIKSFCTECGSALPNLQMGGKLLVVPAGSLDSELSLRPNAHIFNSDKASWDHDLEHIHRFEGLPE, via the coding sequence ATGCACAAGCACAAAGGTTCATGTCTCTGTGGAAAAGTAACATTTGAGGTAGAAGGCGACTTTGAGTCTTTCTTTCTCTGCCATTGCAACCTATGCCGTAAGGATACAGGTTCAGCCCATGCAGCCAATCTGTTCTCCTCTTCCGCTCATCTCAGGTGGCTCACCGGAGAGAACCTGGTGAAAACCTTTGACTTTCAGGGAAGCGGGCATATCAAGAGCTTCTGCACCGAATGCGGGTCAGCACTCCCCAATCTCCAGATGGGGGGAAAGTTGCTGGTAGTACCAGCCGGATCGCTCGACAGCGAGCTATCCCTTCGTCCCAATGCCCATATCTTCAACTCCGATAAGGCCTCCTGGGATCATGATCTGGAGCATATCCACCGTTTTGAGGGGTTGCCTGAATAG
- a CDS encoding TRAP transporter substrate-binding protein: MKKLAMFLLIAVVLLPSAFAQGGEEKAAGAKSYTVNVASAFAPEGPIHEVITNFKKQVESESDGRIKVVIHSSGSLGGEREIVEGLSAGTIEMGAQGIMDLTLYAPQFTVFEEPFVIRDLDHLNKFWNTIGVDLNNQASEKTGIITAGYMIRGARMITANKAIESPEDLKGLKFRLPSMPVRIKVFEAMGAIPTVVDFPEVYMALKTGTVDAQENPPETIYSYKYYEAQDYLILSRHVWSTARYQISKKWFDKLSTEDQALILKAWTDASEKVRAEVPDPDAVYIEKLKEAGMKVVEPNMEEFRKLADPVMAEFDDSMWLPGLRQEIMAL; encoded by the coding sequence ATGAAGAAACTCGCTATGTTCTTACTTATTGCAGTCGTACTGCTCCCCTCTGCTTTTGCCCAAGGTGGCGAAGAGAAAGCAGCTGGAGCAAAGTCCTATACGGTGAACGTTGCCTCGGCATTTGCACCAGAAGGACCTATTCATGAAGTTATCACCAATTTCAAGAAGCAGGTTGAGTCCGAGAGTGATGGCAGGATCAAGGTGGTCATCCACTCCAGTGGCTCACTTGGTGGGGAAAGAGAGATTGTTGAAGGCCTCTCTGCAGGTACCATTGAGATGGGTGCACAGGGAATCATGGACCTTACCTTGTATGCTCCACAGTTCACTGTCTTTGAAGAACCGTTCGTTATCCGTGACCTTGACCACCTGAACAAGTTCTGGAACACCATCGGTGTTGACTTGAACAACCAGGCAAGTGAGAAGACTGGAATCATCACCGCAGGGTATATGATTCGCGGAGCACGCATGATTACGGCAAACAAGGCCATTGAATCACCAGAGGATCTGAAGGGCTTGAAGTTCAGACTTCCTTCCATGCCTGTCCGTATCAAGGTATTCGAAGCAATGGGAGCCATCCCAACCGTTGTCGATTTCCCTGAGGTATATATGGCACTGAAGACCGGTACGGTCGATGCACAGGAGAACCCCCCTGAGACCATCTACAGCTACAAGTACTACGAGGCACAGGATTACTTGATTCTCTCCCGCCACGTATGGTCAACTGCTCGCTACCAGATTTCCAAGAAGTGGTTCGACAAACTCTCTACAGAAGACCAGGCTTTGATCCTCAAGGCATGGACTGATGCTTCCGAGAAAGTGCGCGCCGAAGTTCCCGATCCAGATGCTGTATACATTGAGAAACTCAAGGAAGCTGGCATGAAGGTTGTTGAGCCCAACATGGAAGAGTTCCGCAAACTTGCAGACCCTGTCATGGCTGAATTCGATGACTCAATGTGGCTGCCCGGACTCCGCCAGGAGATCATGGCACTGTAA
- a CDS encoding diguanylate cyclase codes for MREHYLHRELYALVKSDTSIFEFIQSGSLDGMWYWDLEQMENEWMSPKFWETLGYDPAEKQHLAAEWQDIINPEDLALAKENITKHLADPQYPYDQVVRYTHKNGSTVWIRCRGLAIRDKNGKPLRMLGAHTDITALKQTEQELMRLADEYEKVFNGTQDAMFLMRVTEDGIFRFIRNNSAHQIKTGITQEAIRDKSPQDLLGKEMGDVVASNYQKCVNAEHSITYEETLVLPEGKRFWLTTLTPIMKEGRVAYIVGSARDLTKRKTLELQLEQYANYDTLTGLPNRRVFYERLEQLVTERAEGGPSIALLYIDLDGFKEINDTYGHEAGDEVLTTVGNRLVKFIGPSDFVARLGGDEFALVLPEVKERTDVDRLAASIHTSLQEAMSIKSGTYQVGASIGIALYPESCSDSESLVRNADSAMYEVKRNGKGGVRMYRITP; via the coding sequence ATGAGAGAACACTACCTTCACAGAGAGCTATACGCACTGGTTAAATCAGATACCAGCATTTTTGAGTTCATTCAATCAGGATCACTGGACGGTATGTGGTACTGGGACTTGGAGCAGATGGAAAACGAATGGATGAGTCCCAAGTTCTGGGAAACTCTTGGCTATGACCCAGCAGAGAAGCAGCACCTTGCTGCTGAGTGGCAGGACATCATCAACCCAGAAGACCTGGCACTGGCAAAAGAGAACATCACCAAACACCTTGCCGACCCTCAGTACCCCTATGACCAGGTGGTACGCTATACCCACAAGAATGGTTCCACAGTCTGGATTCGTTGTAGAGGTCTTGCGATCAGGGACAAGAACGGAAAACCCTTGAGAATGCTCGGAGCACACACAGACATCACTGCCTTGAAGCAAACAGAGCAGGAACTCATGCGACTGGCAGATGAGTATGAGAAAGTGTTCAATGGCACGCAAGATGCCATGTTCCTTATGCGTGTCACAGAGGACGGCATTTTCCGCTTCATCCGTAACAACAGTGCTCACCAGATCAAGACAGGTATTACGCAGGAGGCAATCAGGGATAAGAGCCCCCAAGATCTCCTTGGCAAGGAGATGGGGGACGTGGTAGCAAGCAACTACCAGAAGTGCGTCAATGCTGAACACTCCATCACCTATGAGGAAACCTTAGTGCTCCCAGAAGGAAAACGGTTCTGGTTGACCACCCTTACCCCGATCATGAAGGAAGGACGAGTAGCCTATATCGTAGGATCGGCAAGGGACCTGACCAAGCGAAAGACCCTCGAACTCCAGCTGGAGCAGTACGCCAACTATGATACGCTCACAGGGTTGCCCAACCGAAGGGTGTTCTACGAACGACTGGAACAGTTGGTAACAGAGCGAGCAGAGGGAGGCCCCTCCATTGCCCTGCTCTACATTGATCTGGATGGGTTCAAGGAGATAAACGATACCTACGGCCATGAGGCCGGGGACGAGGTCCTCACCACCGTAGGGAATCGTTTGGTGAAGTTCATCGGTCCCTCAGATTTCGTTGCACGCCTGGGCGGTGATGAGTTTGCCCTGGTCCTTCCAGAAGTAAAGGAAAGAACCGATGTCGATAGGCTTGCTGCATCCATTCACACATCCCTCCAGGAGGCTATGAGTATCAAATCCGGGACTTATCAGGTAGGAGCGAGTATTGGTATTGCCCTCTACCCTGAGAGTTGCAGCGACAGTGAATCATTGGTCCGTAATGCCGATAGTGCGATGTATGAAGTAAAGAGGAATGGAAAAGGTGGGGTGAGGATGTACCGGATCACTCCATAG
- a CDS encoding GntR family transcriptional regulator, whose translation MLENVTPVDRLSRTDHITRELERIVLSEAMKDGERLPSQKELADQFNVGTRTVREALKNLETKGLVSIQQGRGIFVKKQGLDFYFESIANTFSNELSYNKAILLDLTKTRELIELSAISKYFEHPNIEIINRLEALADRMEKARTTGELDLYRKLDIKFHQMLVTAMGNVVIDYLYKHLTKLMLYSIAKTEKLYNFQGFSEHKELITAMKDLNKERAIQLIKIHLEHTYQTIEKLN comes from the coding sequence ATGTTAGAAAACGTAACCCCAGTGGATCGCTTAAGCAGGACTGATCACATAACGAGAGAACTTGAAAGGATTGTTCTTAGTGAGGCAATGAAGGATGGGGAACGTTTGCCTTCCCAAAAGGAATTGGCTGACCAATTCAATGTTGGCACACGTACAGTTCGTGAAGCCCTGAAGAACCTGGAAACAAAAGGACTCGTCTCAATACAACAGGGAAGAGGTATTTTCGTAAAGAAGCAAGGTCTCGATTTCTACTTCGAATCAATTGCTAATACATTTAGTAACGAGCTCTCTTATAACAAGGCAATACTTCTTGATTTGACTAAAACACGTGAGCTTATTGAATTATCTGCAATTTCAAAATATTTCGAGCATCCAAATATAGAAATCATTAATAGATTAGAAGCCCTTGCAGATAGAATGGAAAAAGCCCGAACAACCGGAGAGCTTGATCTTTACAGAAAACTTGATATCAAATTTCACCAGATGCTTGTTACTGCCATGGGAAATGTAGTCATTGATTATCTTTACAAACATCTTACAAAGCTTATGCTGTACAGTATTGCCAAAACTGAAAAACTCTATAACTTTCAAGGCTTTTCAGAACATAAGGAACTTATTACTGCCATGAAGGACCTAAATAAGGAACGAGCAATCCAGCTTATAAAGATTCATTTGGAGCATACCTATCAGACAATTGAAAAACTAAATTAA
- a CDS encoding dihydrodipicolinate synthase family protein — protein sequence MRKLKGVVTAVPTMIDEHQVVRDDWMASLAQFILNGEVDGLYPCGTTGEMLYLTVEERKRIAEVIVSKRNEMHSNALVYIHAGAARVDDTVELIQHAHSIGADGAGVVTPWYHKLDDQALYEFYDLVFSQVSSDFPLYVYNIPQLSGNDLKPATVRELKNKYPNLMGVKYSFSDFNRLKEYVAIDGIEVLVGADVQMVESMVVGAVGTVSGLSSAYPEIFVEINRLYNEGKIQAAIELETYAYELGCIMHHGGNLSMFKAALELRGLPKSVVKHPLRNMTEKERSQFLDALKDWQSRVQEAYNLIK from the coding sequence ATGCGAAAATTAAAAGGTGTAGTCACAGCAGTCCCAACCATGATTGATGAACATCAGGTTGTAAGGGACGATTGGATGGCTTCTTTGGCTCAATTCATATTGAATGGAGAGGTTGATGGGCTGTATCCCTGTGGGACGACTGGCGAAATGTTGTATCTCACTGTTGAAGAGAGAAAGCGTATCGCAGAGGTAATAGTGTCGAAGAGGAATGAGATGCATTCTAATGCACTCGTATATATTCATGCCGGAGCCGCGAGAGTTGATGATACTGTCGAGCTTATCCAGCATGCACATAGTATTGGAGCTGATGGAGCGGGTGTTGTTACTCCTTGGTATCATAAGCTGGATGATCAGGCATTGTATGAATTCTATGATCTGGTTTTCTCTCAAGTCTCTTCAGACTTTCCTCTCTATGTCTACAACATCCCCCAACTGAGTGGTAATGATCTTAAGCCTGCAACGGTAAGGGAGCTGAAGAATAAATATCCTAACTTGATGGGTGTCAAATACAGTTTCAGTGATTTCAACAGATTGAAAGAGTATGTAGCTATTGATGGTATCGAAGTCTTAGTTGGTGCTGATGTCCAAATGGTGGAATCAATGGTAGTGGGGGCTGTGGGAACAGTCTCTGGCCTATCTTCTGCATATCCTGAAATTTTTGTTGAGATTAACAGACTGTACAACGAAGGAAAAATCCAAGCTGCCATCGAGCTGGAGACTTATGCGTATGAATTGGGATGCATTATGCACCATGGAGGAAATCTTTCCATGTTCAAGGCAGCTCTTGAGCTAAGAGGACTTCCGAAAAGCGTTGTAAAGCATCCTCTCAGAAATATGACAGAAAAGGAAAGGAGCCAGTTTCTTGATGCATTAAAGGATTGGCAAAGTCGAGTTCAAGAAGCGTATAACCTGATCAAGTGA